A stretch of the Pedobacter sp. MC2016-14 genome encodes the following:
- a CDS encoding glycoside hydrolase family 2 TIM barrel-domain containing protein — MRYLYFIKFAFLSSLIVFAKGLFAQELPYELLATDVVAVNRQPMKASAFAYENKALATQRSKEKSAYFLSLNGNWKFNWVKDPRQRPLNFFKNDFNDSKWDNFKVPANWELHGYGTPIYINTSYEFTGHAKKGAQLNPPYDIPVDNNPVGSYRKKVVIPESWDGRQVFIHLGAVKSAFFIWVNGQKVGYSEDSKLEAEFDLTKYLKKGENLIALQVYRWSDGSYLECQDMWRISGIERDVYLYATPKLDLRDFKAIATLDKSYKNGLLDIQAEIANYKVDQSGFHSIPDTFSVEMELLNAEGQQVMFQKTKTVHSVLGNYNTKVHFKGAVADVKTWSAETPYRYTLFLTLKDKSGKLLQVVPQQLGFRSVEIKDRNFLVNGKRIFLKGVNRHEHHPKNGHVLAKEDMLKDVEMMKKLNINAVRQSHYPPDPYWLELCDQYGLYVVDEANIESHGRGYEIPYTLGNDKNWLHAHMERITRMYERDKNYTSIITWSLGNEAGNGVNFYEGYEWMKKHDLRPVQYERAESDFNTDLMVPQYPAPSSMIAYSKGNPDKVMIMSEYAHIMGNGLGNFKEYWDAIRKYPYLQGGFIWEWVDQSIDTVKNGKRILAYGGDFPLEGPADNNFSDNNFCVKGVVTAYRELTPMAIEVKKVLQPVQSVLKKGYLLEVKNEYFFRNLDNVKLVWELMEEGKLIKKGSISKLEVLPGDVQQFRLPITTSFANRKSYFLNIHYTLKKAEPFLAPGYEIAYEQFPLNEISAKTDTPLTYAHLKSLKTKEKLSISGKNFRVEFDLNAAVLSSYTFDGETLIQNGPHPDFWRAPTDNDIGSGFNKSMRMWRNAYNLGKAIDVKFSELETGLFEVVFKKELVNGDAIAEQTFLIYGDGSIRVNNKFTPIKGDYQLLMRIGNNLAMSKNLNQIQWYGRGPGENYWDRKSATLVGLYTGQVKDQYIPYARPQESGNKTDVRWVSFADKKGKGLKIEYTDSLLNFSAIPYSLDDLDPEQDKKQYHSGELVARDQIYVHLDLQQTGLQGIDSWGAWPLKEYMVPYQPSTYSYQIRPLTKKNK; from the coding sequence AGCCTTGGCCACACAGCGTAGTAAAGAAAAATCAGCTTATTTTCTGTCATTAAATGGCAACTGGAAGTTCAACTGGGTAAAAGACCCCCGACAGCGTCCGCTCAATTTTTTTAAAAATGATTTTAACGATAGTAAATGGGACAATTTTAAAGTCCCTGCAAATTGGGAGCTTCATGGTTATGGTACGCCTATTTACATTAATACTTCCTATGAATTTACCGGACACGCAAAAAAAGGCGCTCAATTAAATCCACCTTATGATATCCCGGTAGACAATAATCCAGTTGGCTCTTATCGTAAAAAAGTGGTAATCCCTGAAAGCTGGGATGGCCGTCAGGTTTTTATTCATTTGGGAGCAGTAAAATCTGCGTTTTTTATTTGGGTAAATGGGCAGAAGGTAGGCTATAGTGAAGACAGTAAACTTGAAGCGGAGTTTGACTTGACTAAATATCTAAAAAAAGGAGAAAACCTAATTGCCTTGCAAGTATACCGCTGGAGCGATGGGAGTTATTTAGAATGTCAGGATATGTGGCGCATTTCTGGAATAGAGCGTGATGTATATTTGTATGCAACACCAAAGCTGGATCTTAGGGATTTTAAAGCAATAGCCACACTAGACAAATCCTATAAAAATGGATTACTCGACATACAAGCGGAAATTGCCAATTATAAAGTCGATCAATCCGGCTTTCATAGTATTCCAGATACCTTTTCAGTAGAGATGGAACTGCTTAATGCCGAAGGTCAGCAGGTAATGTTTCAAAAAACCAAAACCGTTCACAGCGTTCTGGGGAACTACAATACCAAAGTTCATTTTAAAGGAGCAGTTGCAGATGTAAAAACCTGGTCGGCAGAAACGCCATACCGCTATACTTTATTCCTTACATTAAAAGATAAATCAGGTAAACTTTTACAGGTTGTTCCGCAGCAGTTGGGTTTTAGATCTGTGGAAATAAAAGACCGGAACTTTTTGGTGAATGGTAAACGAATTTTTCTAAAAGGCGTAAACAGGCACGAACATCATCCAAAAAATGGGCATGTGTTAGCTAAAGAGGATATGCTTAAGGATGTGGAGATGATGAAAAAACTGAACATCAATGCAGTTCGTCAATCACATTACCCGCCTGATCCTTACTGGCTTGAACTCTGCGACCAATACGGCTTATACGTTGTTGACGAAGCAAACATTGAATCACACGGCCGGGGATATGAAATTCCTTATACCCTTGGGAATGATAAAAATTGGCTCCATGCACATATGGAGCGCATTACCAGAATGTACGAGCGCGATAAAAACTACACCAGCATCATTACCTGGTCGCTGGGAAACGAAGCTGGAAATGGCGTAAATTTCTATGAAGGGTATGAATGGATGAAAAAACATGACTTGCGCCCTGTTCAATATGAACGTGCCGAATCTGATTTTAACACCGATTTGATGGTACCCCAATACCCAGCGCCTTCTTCTATGATTGCCTACTCAAAAGGAAATCCCGATAAAGTGATGATCATGAGTGAATATGCCCACATTATGGGGAATGGTCTTGGTAACTTTAAAGAATACTGGGATGCGATCCGTAAGTACCCTTATTTGCAGGGCGGTTTTATTTGGGAATGGGTAGATCAATCCATTGACACGGTGAAGAATGGTAAAAGGATATTAGCTTACGGTGGTGATTTTCCTTTGGAAGGTCCTGCTGACAATAACTTTAGTGATAACAATTTTTGTGTTAAAGGCGTAGTAACTGCCTATCGGGAGCTTACTCCAATGGCTATAGAAGTAAAGAAAGTTTTGCAGCCTGTCCAGTCCGTCTTAAAAAAGGGCTACCTGCTTGAAGTAAAAAACGAATACTTTTTTAGAAACCTGGATAACGTAAAACTCGTATGGGAACTAATGGAAGAAGGGAAATTAATAAAAAAAGGGAGCATAAGTAAGCTAGAAGTTCTGCCTGGTGATGTTCAACAGTTCCGGCTTCCGATAACAACGTCTTTTGCTAATCGTAAGTCTTACTTCTTAAATATTCATTATACTTTAAAGAAGGCTGAACCATTTTTAGCACCAGGTTATGAAATAGCTTATGAACAATTTCCATTAAACGAGATCTCTGCAAAAACCGATACACCTCTAACATACGCGCACTTAAAGTCCTTAAAAACAAAAGAAAAACTCAGCATTAGCGGTAAAAACTTCAGGGTGGAATTTGACTTAAATGCTGCGGTACTGAGCAGTTATACTTTTGATGGCGAAACGTTAATCCAGAATGGCCCGCATCCGGATTTCTGGAGAGCACCCACTGATAATGATATTGGTTCTGGCTTTAACAAGTCCATGAGGATGTGGCGCAATGCATACAACCTTGGTAAAGCCATTGATGTGAAATTTTCTGAACTAGAGACAGGGCTGTTCGAAGTCGTATTTAAAAAGGAACTTGTTAACGGAGATGCAATCGCCGAACAAACATTTTTAATTTATGGTGATGGAAGTATTCGGGTAAATAATAAGTTCACACCCATTAAGGGGGACTATCAATTACTGATGCGTATCGGCAATAACTTGGCCATGAGCAAAAATTTAAACCAAATTCAGTGGTACGGCCGTGGGCCGGGAGAAAACTATTGGGACAGGAAGTCGGCTACTCTTGTAGGATTGTATACCGGGCAGGTAAAGGATCAGTACATTCCATATGCCCGTCCCCAGGAAAGTGGCAACAAAACAGATGTACGCTGGGTAAGCTTTGCAGATAAAAAGGGCAAGGGCCTGAAAATAGAGTATACAGATAGCTTACTTAATTTTTCTGCAATTCCTTATAGCCTTGATGATTTAGACCCCGAACAAGATAAAAAACAGTACCATTCTGGAGAATTAGTGGCAAGAGATCAGATTTATGTACATTTAGATTTGCAACAAACAGGTTTGCAGGGAATTGATAGCTGGGGCGCCTGGCCATTAAAAGAGTATATGGTGCCTTACCAACCCAGTACCTATAGTTACCAGATTAGACCTTTGACCAAAAAAAATAAATAA